The uncultured Cohaesibacter sp. genome segment GGCAATTTCCAATCAGGAGGCGTGGAATGGGGGAGAAAAACAGCGATGTCGTGGTGATTTATGGCACTTGCCCATCGATGGACGTCGCCAAGGAGCTGGCGAGGGCGATGCTGGAAGCGCGTCTTGTGGCCTGCGTCAATTTGCTTCCGGGTATGGTCTCGCTCTATCGCTGGGGTGGAGAGATGGAGGAGGCGAGCGAGATTCTGCTGCTGGCCAAAACGCAAAATGCCTGTCTGGAACCGCTCAAAGCCTTGTTTCTTGAGCTGCATCCCTATGAAGAACCTGCCTTGGTGGTGCTACCGGTCACTGACGGGTTGGATGGGTTTCTTGGCTGGGTGACCGGTGAAACCCGCCCATAGATGCAAAGGACTTTGGCAGCGCTTCTGACGGGCTTCGGGAAAGTGCTGAACAGGGACCCTTTGACACTTTGCAGGCGCGTGCAAATATGTTTATATCGACGTCAGGTATATTGTATCCAAAAAATCAGATGAAAATGCAGAGGGCGCGATGACGGATAAAGTGTTCGAAAATCTAATTGGAGGACGCTGGGTTGGCGGCGCTGATTTCAACGAAAATCGGAATCCGTCCAATCTTGCAGATGTGATTGGTCTTTATGCACGGGCCGGAGAGGCCGAGGTCGACATGGCGGTTGCTGCTGCCAGACAGGCGCTGCCGGGCTGGGCCATGGCATCTCCACAGGTTCGGGCTGATCTGCTCGAGCAGGTTGGCGCAACCATTCTGGCGCGCAAGGAAGAGCTTGGTGCACTGTTGTCACGCGAAGAAGGCAAAACGCTGGCTGAGGGCATTGGCGAAACGGTGCGCGCAGCTCAGATCTTCAAATTCTTTGCCGGAGAAGCCCTGCGCAATGCTGGCGATTTGCTGGCTTCCGTGCGTCCAGATATCGATGTGGAAGTGACCCGTGAACCGGTTGGTGTTGTTGGTTTGATCACACCTTGGAACTTCCCTGTTGCCATTCCGGCGTGGAAAATTGCCCCCGCTCTTTGCTATGGCAACACGGTCGTGTTGAAGCCTGCGGATCTGACGCCGGGTTGTGCGCATGCCTTGGTTGAAATCCTCGCAGAGGCAGGATGTCCGGCCGGGGTGATCAACCTTGTCATGGGGTCCGGCTCTGTGGTTGGCAATGCGATGCTGGCCCATCCGGATATCGATGCCATTTCCTTC includes the following:
- the cutA gene encoding divalent-cation tolerance protein CutA, translating into MGEKNSDVVVIYGTCPSMDVAKELARAMLEARLVACVNLLPGMVSLYRWGGEMEEASEILLLAKTQNACLEPLKALFLELHPYEEPALVVLPVTDGLDGFLGWVTGETRP